The following proteins come from a genomic window of Ferrovibrio sp. MS7:
- a CDS encoding ABC transporter permease, with protein sequence MVAASHSLTRRAPPLERPEFIRNVDDVPTDLKVERPLSLAERIYQIDPVRQFSLLLILAAIWQAYALWINNPLVLPSFGAAIEALWDGFTRGPLLLRAVTSLKLLVLGYAAGIVVAVLLTLAAISTRIGTDLLNLFTAMFNPLPAIALLPLALLWFGLGEKSLIFVLVHAVLWPLALNAYTGFQGVSETLRLAGQSFGLRHLNFAVKILIPAAFPAILTGLKIGWAFAWRTLIAAELVFGVSSGNGGLGWYIFENRNQLEIPAVFAGLLTVIGIGLLVESVIFRSIERATVRRWGMQR encoded by the coding sequence ATGGTCGCCGCTAGCCACAGCCTAACCCGCCGCGCACCGCCGCTGGAGCGGCCGGAATTCATCCGCAATGTCGATGACGTGCCGACGGATCTCAAGGTCGAGCGCCCTCTGTCGCTGGCCGAACGCATCTATCAGATCGATCCGGTGCGACAATTCAGCTTGCTGCTGATTCTCGCCGCGATCTGGCAGGCCTATGCGCTGTGGATCAACAATCCGCTGGTGCTGCCGAGCTTCGGGGCGGCCATTGAGGCCTTGTGGGATGGGTTCACGCGCGGGCCGTTGCTGCTGCGCGCCGTGACGTCGCTGAAGCTGCTGGTGCTCGGCTATGCTGCCGGCATCGTCGTGGCGGTGCTGCTGACGCTCGCCGCGATTTCCACCCGTATCGGCACCGATCTGCTGAACCTGTTCACCGCCATGTTCAATCCGCTGCCGGCCATCGCCCTGCTGCCGCTGGCGTTACTGTGGTTCGGGCTGGGCGAGAAAAGCCTGATCTTCGTGCTGGTGCATGCCGTGCTGTGGCCGCTGGCGCTGAATGCCTATACCGGTTTCCAGGGTGTCAGTGAAACACTGCGCCTGGCCGGCCAGAGCTTCGGCCTGCGGCATTTGAATTTCGCGGTGAAAATCCTGATCCCGGCGGCTTTCCCGGCGATTCTTACCGGCCTCAAGATTGGCTGGGCCTTCGCCTGGCGCACCCTGATCGCCGCCGAGCTGGTATTCGGCGTGTCGTCCGGCAATGGCGGTTTGGGCTGGTACATCTTCGAGAACCGCAATCAGCTTGAAATCCCGGCGGTGTTCGCCGGCCTGCTCACCGTCATCGGCATCGGCCTGCTGGTCGAAAGCGTCATTTTCCGTTCCATCGAGCGCGCCACCGTGCGTCGCTGGGGCATGCAGCGATAG
- a CDS encoding TauD/TfdA dioxygenase family protein, with amino-acid sequence MGIAQHKIDFAYRHFDAPLGGEIVGLDLSQPLSEESFAEVRKAFLDAQVLVFRNQQALTPEQHIAFSRRFGELQIHVLKEFHLPGHPEILVVSNVVENGRKIGLGDAGRYWHSDLSYKEEPSLGSLLHAQELPRIEGDTLFADMYAAYETLPKEIKQRIAGRRAEHSYTLKYDALRAKSDARNPLTPEQLAQVKPVTHPVVRTHPETGRKALFISEGFTSRIEGLSEGESEELLKFLFAHSTQPALTYRHQWQPGDLVFWDNRAVIHLAVGCPPTERRTLYRTTVKGDRPQ; translated from the coding sequence ATGGGCATCGCACAGCATAAAATCGATTTTGCTTATCGCCATTTCGATGCGCCGCTCGGCGGCGAAATCGTCGGCCTGGATCTTTCGCAGCCGCTTTCGGAAGAGAGCTTTGCCGAAGTGCGCAAGGCTTTTCTCGATGCTCAAGTGCTGGTCTTCCGCAACCAGCAGGCGCTGACGCCGGAACAGCATATTGCCTTCAGCCGTCGCTTCGGCGAACTGCAGATCCATGTGCTGAAGGAATTCCATCTGCCCGGCCATCCGGAAATCCTGGTGGTGTCGAATGTGGTGGAGAACGGCCGCAAGATCGGGTTGGGCGATGCCGGCCGCTACTGGCATTCCGATCTCTCCTACAAGGAAGAGCCGAGTCTCGGCTCGCTGCTGCATGCCCAGGAACTGCCGCGCATCGAGGGCGATACGCTGTTCGCCGACATGTACGCGGCTTATGAGACCCTGCCCAAGGAGATCAAGCAGCGCATCGCCGGTCGCCGCGCGGAGCATTCCTATACGCTGAAATACGATGCCCTGCGGGCCAAGTCCGATGCCCGCAATCCGCTGACGCCGGAACAATTGGCCCAGGTCAAGCCGGTAACGCATCCGGTGGTGCGCACCCATCCAGAAACCGGCCGCAAGGCCTTGTTCATCAGCGAGGGTTTCACCTCACGGATCGAGGGCCTGTCGGAAGGCGAGAGCGAGGAATTGCTGAAATTCCTGTTCGCGCATTCGACCCAGCCGGCCCTGACCTACCGCCACCAGTGGCAGCCGGGCGATCTGGTTTTTTGGGATAATCGTGCCGTGATCCATCTCGCCGTTGGTTGTCCGCCGACCGAACGCCGCACGCTCTACCGTACCACGGTGAAGGGCGACCGGCCGCAGTAA
- a CDS encoding FAD/NAD(P)-binding protein — MKQDAAKIATADIAIVGGGFAAAALLMALLRQPASPRLTLHVFEPAERLGAGLAYGAAASWHSLNITAARASLLPQDADSFWRWAVAEGHSDAAPHSYLPRLVFGQYVNSMLRQAMQASPHQVEHHRQAVRNIERRAGGFRLTLDTGAVCDSRIVVLAAGALPPSAPPVPGLTEARAAGLVIANPWALDELQRIPPDRPVFILGTALTMADAVQSLRQTGHLGTITALSRHGVVPTLRIDPPAATAPFGPEQAGQGFSRLLQQLRQASRAAIRQHGDNRWQAVIEALRPITRPLWYALPVAEKSRFVRHLRSFWDAHRYRMPPDTATFLATELNRGKLVVEKGRLLSLRQENGELRIAVRRRSAVSIIEMAAATLILCVGPKPSGDEAMLIQALEAGHLVRRDAFGMGLDARPDGQLVGGDGQPVAGLYGLGPLLRGVHLECTAIADIRDQAIELAATLLR; from the coding sequence ATGAAGCAGGATGCAGCGAAAATCGCCACCGCCGACATCGCCATTGTCGGCGGCGGCTTCGCGGCAGCGGCGTTGCTGATGGCCTTGCTGCGCCAGCCGGCATCGCCGCGCCTTACCTTGCATGTGTTCGAACCGGCGGAGCGGCTTGGCGCTGGTCTGGCTTATGGCGCTGCCGCGTCCTGGCATAGCTTGAACATCACCGCCGCGCGCGCCAGCCTGCTGCCGCAGGATGCGGATAGCTTCTGGCGCTGGGCGGTGGCCGAAGGCCATAGCGATGCGGCGCCGCATTCTTATCTGCCGCGGCTGGTCTTCGGCCAGTATGTCAATTCCATGCTGCGCCAGGCGATGCAGGCTTCGCCGCATCAGGTCGAGCATCACCGTCAGGCTGTGCGCAACATCGAACGCCGGGCCGGCGGTTTCCGTCTGACCCTTGATACTGGCGCGGTCTGCGATAGCCGCATCGTGGTGTTGGCAGCGGGCGCCTTGCCGCCGAGCGCGCCGCCCGTACCAGGCCTCACCGAAGCCCGCGCTGCCGGCTTGGTAATTGCAAACCCTTGGGCGCTGGACGAGCTGCAACGCATCCCGCCGGATCGTCCGGTATTCATTCTGGGCACGGCGCTGACCATGGCCGATGCCGTGCAGTCCCTGCGCCAGACGGGGCATCTCGGCACCATCACAGCTTTGTCGCGTCACGGCGTGGTGCCGACCTTGCGGATTGATCCGCCGGCGGCAACGGCGCCATTCGGCCCGGAACAGGCAGGGCAGGGCTTCAGCCGCCTGCTGCAGCAATTGCGCCAGGCCTCGCGCGCCGCCATCCGCCAGCATGGCGACAACCGCTGGCAGGCGGTGATTGAGGCCCTGCGGCCGATCACGCGGCCACTCTGGTATGCTTTGCCCGTGGCGGAGAAAAGCCGTTTCGTGCGCCATCTGCGCAGTTTCTGGGATGCGCATCGCTACCGCATGCCACCAGATACCGCGACATTCCTGGCCACCGAACTCAATCGCGGCAAGCTGGTGGTGGAGAAGGGGCGCTTGCTTTCACTGCGCCAGGAGAATGGCGAATTGCGCATCGCGGTGCGCCGGCGCAGCGCCGTAAGCATTATCGAAATGGCGGCTGCGACGCTTATTCTCTGTGTCGGCCCCAAACCCTCCGGCGACGAAGCGATGCTGATTCAGGCCCTCGAAGCCGGGCATCTGGTGCGCCGCGATGCTTTCGGCATGGGCCTGGATGCCCGGCCTGATGGCCAGCTTGTCGGCGGCGATGGTCAGCCAGTAGCCGGGCTTTATGGCCTCGGCCCATTGCTGCGCGGCGTACATCTCGAATGCACGGCGATTGCCGATATCCGCGACCAGGCGATAGAACTCGCGGCTACGTTGCTGCGCTAG
- a CDS encoding MurR/RpiR family transcriptional regulator codes for MKNAAVPNPGPVTAEAAALNPNPETFEALRQRLRDRFTSLSPHLQRIARAALEEPNGFALNTTSKIAGELDIQPSTLIRFAKEFGYAGFSDLQRVFRQRLIEGEAVVRERVYSEASALQAPPDVKDLLQSCVQAHINSLQELLRHCDTDSLARAVEVLRAARHVYVAGLRRSRPIASYLAYALMRSERPCSLLDFAGGMAGAQIATIGPDDLLVAIAFAPHSQPVVDAVQDAYVSGRKVLVITDGPSSPLASHAHTRLYIDAGAASPFQPISGAIGLVQTLVTALTIDSVTGE; via the coding sequence ATGAAGAATGCTGCCGTGCCGAATCCAGGCCCCGTCACCGCCGAGGCGGCGGCGTTGAACCCGAATCCCGAGACCTTCGAGGCCCTGCGCCAGCGGCTCCGCGACCGTTTCACCAGCCTCAGCCCGCATCTGCAGCGCATCGCCCGCGCCGCGCTTGAAGAGCCGAACGGCTTCGCGCTCAACACCACCTCGAAAATCGCCGGCGAACTGGATATCCAGCCTTCGACGCTGATCCGCTTCGCCAAGGAATTCGGCTATGCCGGCTTCTCCGATCTGCAGCGGGTCTTCCGCCAGCGCCTGATCGAGGGCGAGGCCGTGGTGCGCGAGCGGGTCTATTCCGAGGCCAGCGCCCTGCAGGCGCCGCCGGATGTAAAGGATCTGCTGCAATCCTGCGTGCAGGCGCATATCAACTCGCTGCAGGAATTGCTGCGCCATTGCGATACCGACAGCCTGGCCCGCGCGGTGGAAGTGCTGCGCGCCGCGCGCCATGTCTATGTTGCCGGCCTGCGCCGCTCGCGGCCAATCGCCAGCTATCTCGCTTATGCGCTGATGCGGTCGGAGCGCCCATGCAGCCTGCTCGATTTCGCCGGCGGCATGGCGGGCGCGCAGATCGCCACCATCGGCCCGGATGATCTGCTGGTCGCCATCGCCTTCGCGCCGCATTCGCAGCCCGTGGTCGATGCCGTGCAGGATGCCTATGTCTCCGGCCGCAAGGTGCTGGTGATCACCGATGGGCCGAGCAGCCCGCTCGCCTCGCATGCCCATACGCGGCTCTATATCGATGCTGGTGCTGCCTCGCCGTTTCAGCCGATTTCCGGCGCCATCGGCCTGGTGCAGACCCTGGTGACCGCGCTCACCATCGACTCCGTCACCGGCGAGTGA
- a CDS encoding ABC transporter substrate-binding protein gives MRRPILRRSIIGGILAAGLAFSTTGARAEVTEVRFARQLGLGYLQLYVMQELQLVEKQGEKLGLKALKASYTPLGSPSAINDALLAGTTDFGAAGVTPFIILWDKTRSNIQVKAVAALNAQPAFLNSNKPDIKSLRDFTEKDRIAVPTVKLSLQAILLQMAAEKTFGLGQQNKLDHLTVSLAHPDGTAALLSGRTEITAHFTSPPFQYQQLQDAKVHRVLSSYEITDGPASFSAIWTTAKFRNDNPKAYQAVNAALEEATQIIRQNRKEAARIFVKLDNSKLPQDFIEQLLADPDIQYSTAPQNFEKFSDFLHRIGSIQAKPTWRDLVFPEAHGKPGS, from the coding sequence ATGCGCCGCCCAATCCTACGCCGCTCCATTATCGGCGGCATCCTCGCCGCCGGTTTGGCATTTTCTACAACGGGGGCCAGAGCCGAAGTGACCGAAGTGCGCTTCGCCCGCCAGCTTGGCCTAGGCTATCTACAGCTCTATGTCATGCAGGAACTGCAGTTGGTGGAAAAGCAGGGCGAGAAGCTGGGCCTGAAAGCCCTGAAGGCCAGTTACACACCGCTCGGCAGCCCTTCCGCGATCAACGATGCGCTGCTCGCCGGCACCACGGATTTCGGCGCCGCTGGCGTCACACCGTTCATCATTCTGTGGGACAAAACCCGCAGCAATATCCAGGTGAAGGCGGTGGCGGCGCTGAATGCGCAGCCCGCTTTCCTCAACAGCAACAAGCCTGACATCAAATCCCTGCGCGATTTTACCGAGAAGGACCGTATCGCGGTGCCGACGGTGAAACTTTCGTTGCAGGCGATCCTGCTGCAAATGGCGGCTGAAAAGACCTTCGGCCTCGGCCAGCAGAACAAGCTGGATCACCTGACAGTGTCGCTGGCCCATCCGGACGGCACGGCGGCGCTGCTTTCGGGGCGCACCGAAATCACCGCCCATTTCACGAGCCCGCCATTCCAGTATCAGCAATTGCAGGATGCCAAGGTGCATCGCGTGCTGAGTTCCTACGAGATCACCGATGGCCCGGCCTCGTTCAGTGCGATCTGGACCACGGCGAAGTTCCGCAATGACAATCCCAAGGCCTATCAGGCGGTGAACGCGGCGCTTGAGGAAGCCACCCAGATCATCCGGCAGAATCGCAAGGAAGCGGCCCGTATCTTCGTGAAGCTGGACAATTCCAAGCTGCCGCAGGATTTCATCGAGCAGTTGCTGGCCGATCCGGATATTCAGTATTCCACCGCGCCGCAGAATTTCGAGAAGTTCTCCGACTTCCTGCACCGTATCGGCAGTATCCAGGCCAAGCCGACCTGGCGCGACCTTGTCTTCCCGGAAGCCCACGGCAAGCCGGGCAGCTAA
- a CDS encoding ABC transporter ATP-binding protein, whose amino-acid sequence MAAAPVAQLPHPLLSVRGVTVQYKTSDHLVTATHRVSLDVHKGDRFVLLGPSGCGKSTLLKAVAGFLRPTEGEILLDGQPVREAGPDRIMVFQEFDQLMPWKTVLQNITFPLVNGGTSKRQAEDKARAYLDRVGLTGFGDVYPHMLSGGMKQRVAIARAMALEPKILLMDEPFAALDALTRRRMQEELLKLWDDIGFTLLFVTHSIEEAIVVGSRILLLSPHPGRVRGELNVPQFGGELGGEAQSALGRRIHHLLFDEQDNAVEGRAMDARKVSHGRR is encoded by the coding sequence ATGGCCGCCGCCCCAGTCGCCCAGTTGCCGCATCCGCTCTTGAGCGTGCGCGGCGTCACGGTGCAGTACAAGACCAGCGATCATCTGGTTACGGCAACGCACCGCGTCAGCCTCGACGTGCACAAGGGCGACCGCTTCGTGCTGCTCGGCCCCTCGGGCTGCGGCAAGTCCACCCTGCTCAAGGCGGTGGCCGGTTTCCTGCGCCCGACTGAAGGCGAAATTCTGCTGGATGGCCAGCCGGTGCGTGAAGCCGGGCCGGACCGCATCATGGTATTCCAGGAATTCGACCAACTCATGCCGTGGAAGACGGTGTTGCAGAACATCACCTTCCCGTTGGTCAATGGCGGCACCTCGAAACGTCAGGCGGAAGACAAGGCGCGGGCCTATCTCGACCGCGTCGGCCTCACGGGCTTCGGCGATGTCTACCCGCATATGCTGTCCGGTGGCATGAAACAGCGCGTTGCCATTGCCCGCGCCATGGCGCTGGAGCCGAAAATCCTGCTGATGGATGAGCCTTTCGCCGCGCTGGATGCCCTGACCCGGCGCCGGATGCAGGAAGAACTGCTGAAACTGTGGGACGACATTGGCTTCACGCTGCTTTTCGTCACGCACAGTATCGAGGAAGCCATCGTGGTCGGCAGCCGCATCCTGCTGCTGTCGCCGCATCCGGGCCGGGTGCGCGGTGAACTGAATGTGCCGCAGTTCGGCGGCGAACTGGGGGGCGAGGCACAATCGGCCCTGGGTCGCCGCATCCATCATCTGTTGTTCGATGAACAGGACAATGCGGTGGAAGGGCGGGCGATGGACGCACGGAAGGTCTCCCATGGTCGCCGCTAG